The Candidatus Izemoplasmatales bacterium genome has a segment encoding these proteins:
- a CDS encoding family 1 glycosylhydrolase, translated as MFRSFPARIRFGASTSAYQIEGAFAEGGRGRTAWDVERGRNADGNIVGPVGDVACDHYHRFRSDVRLMKELGLETYRFSISWVRIFPEGEGKVNEEGVAFYDALIDELLAAGIVPAVTIWHGDLPYAFAKNGGWAERAMIFRYVAYATFLFERFGDRVKTWYTHNEPWCESFLNDGPLPRQLAIAHHLLVAHALAVQAYRRSPHGDGKIGIVLNLARQYPASPDPRDVEAARNVDGFLNRWFLDPVLRGRYPADMIERYARLGAKPPVAEGDMALLSDHPSDFLGINVYSRGVQAYDPDDPFLNSRDACPEDAVRTEMGWEVRPESLYDLLVDLEARFPGLSVQITENGAAFKDENVVDGIVRDDDRLAYYKGNLLALERAIRHGVDVTAYYAWSLFDNFEWGSYEMKFGIVKVDFATLERSVKKSGRWYADVIRRRGVEE; from the coding sequence ATGTTTCGATCGTTTCCCGCACGCATCAGGTTCGGCGCCTCGACCTCGGCCTATCAGATCGAGGGCGCCTTCGCGGAAGGCGGCCGCGGCCGGACCGCCTGGGACGTCGAACGCGGCCGTAACGCCGACGGAAACATCGTCGGCCCCGTGGGCGACGTCGCCTGCGACCACTACCACCGTTTCCGCTCGGACGTCCGCCTGATGAAGGAGCTCGGCCTCGAAACCTACCGCTTCTCGATCTCATGGGTCCGGATTTTCCCCGAAGGGGAAGGCAAGGTCAACGAGGAGGGCGTCGCCTTCTACGACGCCCTGATCGACGAACTCCTCGCCGCCGGGATCGTCCCGGCGGTCACGATCTGGCACGGCGATCTCCCCTACGCCTTCGCCAAGAACGGCGGCTGGGCGGAGCGAGCCATGATCTTCCGCTACGTCGCCTACGCGACCTTTTTGTTCGAGCGGTTCGGCGACCGCGTCAAGACCTGGTACACGCATAACGAACCGTGGTGCGAGTCCTTCCTGAACGACGGTCCGCTGCCCCGCCAGCTGGCGATCGCGCATCATCTGCTCGTCGCCCACGCGCTCGCCGTGCAGGCCTACCGCCGCTCGCCGCACGGCGACGGGAAGATCGGGATCGTGCTCAATCTCGCGCGCCAGTATCCGGCGTCCCCCGATCCGCGCGACGTCGAGGCGGCGCGGAACGTCGACGGCTTCCTGAACCGCTGGTTCCTCGATCCCGTCCTGCGGGGACGCTACCCCGCCGACATGATCGAACGCTACGCGCGACTCGGCGCGAAGCCGCCCGTCGCCGAGGGCGACATGGCGCTTCTTTCCGACCATCCGTCGGATTTCCTCGGAATCAACGTCTATTCGCGCGGAGTCCAGGCGTACGACCCGGACGATCCCTTTCTGAACAGCCGCGACGCCTGTCCCGAGGACGCGGTCCGGACCGAGATGGGCTGGGAAGTCCGTCCGGAATCGCTCTACGACCTGCTCGTCGACCTCGAGGCGCGGTTCCCGGGCCTATCGGTCCAGATCACCGAGAACGGCGCCGCCTTCAAGGACGAGAACGTCGTCGACGGGATCGTCCGGGACGACGACCGCCTCGCCTATTACAAAGGAAACCTGCTTGCGCTCGAACGCGCCATCCGTCATGGCGTCGACGTGACCGCCTACTACGCGTGGAGCCTCTTCGACAACTTCGAATGGGGTTCCTACGAGATGAAGTTCGGGATCGTCAAGGTCGATTTCGCCACCCTGGAACGCTCGGTCAAGAAGAGCGGGCGCTGGTACGCCGACGTGATCCGCCGCCGGGGGGTGGAGGAATGA